A single region of the Lotus japonicus ecotype B-129 chromosome 4, LjGifu_v1.2 genome encodes:
- the LOC130710063 gene encoding probable polyol transporter 6 isoform X2: MVSIISGYDTGVMSGALLFIKEDIGISDTQQEVLAGILNICALVGCLAAGKTSDYIGRRYTIFLASILFLVGAVFMGYGPNFAILMFGRCVCGLGVGFALTTAPVYSAELSSASTRGFLTSLPEVCIGLGIFIGYISNYFLGKLALTLGWRLMLGLAAIPSLGLALGILTMPESPRWLVMQGRLGCAKKVLLEVSNTTEEAELRFRDIIVSAGFDEKCNDEFVKQPQKSHHGEGVWKELFLRPTPPVRRMLIAAVGIHFFEHATGIEAVMLYGPRIFKKAGVTTKDRLLLATIGTGLTKITFLTISTFLLDRVGRRRLLQISVAGMIFGLTILGFSLTMVEYSSEKLVWALSLSIVATYTYVAFFNVGLAPVTWVYSSEIFPLRLRAQGNSIGVAVNRGMNAAISMSFISIYKAITIGGAFFLFAGMSVVAWVFFYFCLPETKGKALEEMEMVFSKKSDDKTVAT, translated from the exons ATGGTATCCATCATATCTGGTTATG ATACTGGTGTCATGAGTGGAGCTCTGCTATTCATAAAGGAAGATATCGGAATTAGCGACACCCAACAAGAAGTTCTAGCAGGAATCTTAAACATATGTGCTCTGGTGGGATGCTTAGCTGCTGGAAAAACCTCTGATTACATTGGTCGTCGCTACACAATCTTCTTGGCCTCTATCCTCTTCTTGGTTGGTGCAGTTTTCATGGGTTATGGCCCAAACTTTGCAATCTTAATGTTTGGAAGATGTGTGTGTGGTCTGGGTGTGGGATTTGCTCTCACAACAGCACCAGTTTACTCTGCAGAGCTTTCCTCTGCATCAACTCGAGGTTTTCTAACTTCCTTACCTGAAGTTTGCATTGGTCTTGGGATATTTATCGGATATATCTCAAACTACTTCCTCGGGAAACTAGCTTTAACACTTGGATGGAGACTGATGCTTGGCCTTGCAGCAATTCCTTCACTTGGCTTGGCTTTGGGAATTCTAACAATGCCAGAGTCTCCAAGGTGGTTGGTGATGCAGGGTCGTCTAGGATGTGCCAAGAAGGTACTTTTGGAAGTTTCTAATACCACAGAAGAGGCTGAACTTCGCTTCAGAGATATAATAGTTTCTGCTGGGTTTGATGAGAAGTGCAATGATGAGTTCGTGAAGCAGCCTCAAAAGTCCCACCATGGCGAAGGGGTTTGGAAAGAGTTGTTCCTGAGGCCCACACCACCTGTTCGTCGGATGTTGATTGCTGCAGTTGGAATTCACTTCTTTGAGCATGCAACTGGAATTGAAGCTGTGATGTTGTATGGTCCGAGAATATTTAAGAAAGCTGGTGTTACAACCAAGGACAGACTCTTACTTGCAACAATTGGAACAGGCCTTACAAAGATCACTTTCTTGACAATATCCACATTTTTGCTTGACAGAGTTGGTAGAAGACGCCTCTTACAAATAAGCGTTGCAGGAATGATTTTCGGGCTTACAATTTTGGGCTTCAGCTTGACCATGGTGGAATACTCTAGTGAAAAGCTTGTGTGGGCCTTGAGCCTTAGCATTGTGGCAACATACACTTATGTTGCTTTCTTTAATGTTGGGCTTGCACCTGTGACATGGGTGTATAGTTCAGAGATATTCCCTTTGAGGTTGAGAGCACAAGGGAATAGCATAGGAGTTGCGGTCAACAGAGGCATGAATGCTGCTATCTCCATGAGTTTTATTTCCATCTACAAAGCAATCACTATAGGTGGGGCCTTCTTCTTGTTTGCTGGCATGTCTGTGGTAGCTTGGGTGTTCTTTTACTTCTGCCTTCCTGAAACCAAAGGCAAGGCCTTAGAAGAGATGGAAATGGTCTTCTCCAAAAAATCCGATGATAAAACTGTAGCGACATGA
- the LOC130715572 gene encoding putative proline-rich receptor-like protein kinase PERK6, whose product MSSPHNSSPDNSTPDNSTPDNSTPNNSVPDNSTPDNSTPDNSTPDNSTPDNSTPDNSTPDNSSSSSHSTPSVLNQSPTPPSGSHKSLSNQGKDIDTKAIIGGAVGGGFIILLLVIICFLCCKKKKKRNQNYYYGDPSLAKGSNYYNNGQHPHPNWQTGPGPHSGEHVVRVQNSGNGMGPPSGSWGAPHPLMNSGEMNNYSNGMGMGMGMGMGSSSLPPPSPGLSLSLSGGTFTLEELAAATRGFANENIIGQGGFGYVHKGILPNGKEVAVKSLKSGSGQGEREFQAEIDIISRVHHRHLVSLVGYCISGGQRMLVYEFVPNDTLEHHLHGKGVPTMDWPTRMRIALGSAKGLAYLHEDCSPRIIHRDIKASNVLIDNSFEAKVADFGLAKLTTDTNTHVSTRVMGTFGYLAPEYASSGKLSEKSDVFSFGVMLLELITGKRPLDLTNEMDESLVDWARPLLNRVLEEDGNFGELVDPFLEGNYNAQEMARMVACAASSIRHSAKKRAKMSQIVRALEGDVSLEDLKETMMKTPGHSSNFTSSSGHSSDYDTMQYNADMMKFRKAIMSSQEFGTSNEFSSKEMGH is encoded by the exons ATGTCTTCCCCTCATAACTCTTCACCTGATAACTCCACACCTGACAATTCCACACCTGATAATTCCACCCCAAATAACTCGGTTCCTGATAACTCCACGCCTGATAATTCCACCCCTGATAATTCAACCCCTGATAATTCCACTCCTGATAATTCAACCCCTGATAATTCCACCCCAGATaactcatcatcttcttctcatTCCACTCCTTCAGTGCTAAATCAATCTCCAACACCACCTTCCGGGTCACACAAATCGTTATCAAATCAAGGCAAGGACATCGACACCAAGGCAATAATTGGAGGTGCAGTTGGAGGAGGGTTCATTATTCTTCTCTTGGtgattatttgttttctttgctgtaagaagaagaagaagagaaatcaAAATTACTAttatggagatccttcccttgCAAAAG GAAGTAACTATTACAACAACGGGCAACACCCCCACCCTAATTGGCAAACAGGTCCAGGTCCACATTCTGGGGAACATGTTGTGAGGGTACAAAATTCAGGTAATGGAATGGGTCCTCCTAGTGGTTCTTGGGGTGCACCACATCCTCTAATGAATAGTGGCGAAATGAACAATTACTCAAATGGAATGGGGATGGGAATGGGAATGGGAATGGGATCATCCTCTCTACCTCCTCCCTCTCCGGGTCTTTCTCTTTCACTCAGTGGGGGTACCTTCACCTTGGAGGAATTGGCAGCAGCCACTAGAGGATTTGCTAATGAGAACATCATAGGACAAGGTGGATTTGGTTATGTCCACAAGGGGATATTACCTAATGGAAAGGAAGTTGCTGTTAAGAGTTTAAAATCAGGTAGTGGGCAAGGTGAACGTGAGTTCCAAGCTGAGATTGACATCATTAGCCGCGTTCATCATCGTCATCTTGTATCGCTTGTCGGATACTGTATTTCTGGTGGCCAGAGAATGTTGGTGTATGAATTTGTGCCTAACGATACTTTAGAACACCACCTTCATG GAAAGGGTGTGCCTACTATGGATTGGCCAACTAGAATGAGAATTGCGCTAGGATCCGCAAAAGGGCTCGCCTACCTTCATGAAGATT GTAGTCCTCGCATAATCCATCGTGATATCAAAGCTTCTAATGTCCTCATTGATAATAGCTTCGAAGCTAAG GTAGCTGATTTTGGATTGGCAAAATTGACGACTGATACTAATACACATGTCTCAACTCGTGTCATGGGAACTTTTGG ATACCTAGCCCCAGAATATGCATCAAGTGGAAAATTATCAGAGAAGTCTGATGTTTTCTCATTTGGAGTCATGCTATTGGAACTCATAACCGGGAAGCGACCTTTGGATTTGACAAATGAAATGGATGAAAGCTTGGTGGACTGG GCTCGACCACTCTTGAATCGTGTGCTGGAGGAGGATGGAAACTTTGGAGAGTTGGTGGATCCATTTTTGGAGGGCAACTACAATGCTCAAGAAATGGCAAGAATGGTAGCTTGCGCTGCTTCGAGCATTCGTCATTCTGCCAAAAAGCGTGCAAAAATGAGCCAG ATAGTAAGAGCATTGGAAGGAGATGTCTCACTAGAAGACTTGAAGGAGACAATGATGAAGACTCCTGGGCATAGCAGCAATTTCACCTCTTCATCTGGTCATAGCTCAGACTATGATACAATGCAATACAATGCTGATATGATGAAGTTCAGAAAGGCAATAATGTCAAGTCAAGAATTTGGTACTAGCAACGAGTTCTCTAGTAAGGAGATGGGCCATTAA
- the LOC130710063 gene encoding probable polyol transporter 6 isoform X1 produces MEQGGNEDKDTTINKYALACVIVASMVSIISGYDTGVMSGALLFIKEDIGISDTQQEVLAGILNICALVGCLAAGKTSDYIGRRYTIFLASILFLVGAVFMGYGPNFAILMFGRCVCGLGVGFALTTAPVYSAELSSASTRGFLTSLPEVCIGLGIFIGYISNYFLGKLALTLGWRLMLGLAAIPSLGLALGILTMPESPRWLVMQGRLGCAKKVLLEVSNTTEEAELRFRDIIVSAGFDEKCNDEFVKQPQKSHHGEGVWKELFLRPTPPVRRMLIAAVGIHFFEHATGIEAVMLYGPRIFKKAGVTTKDRLLLATIGTGLTKITFLTISTFLLDRVGRRRLLQISVAGMIFGLTILGFSLTMVEYSSEKLVWALSLSIVATYTYVAFFNVGLAPVTWVYSSEIFPLRLRAQGNSIGVAVNRGMNAAISMSFISIYKAITIGGAFFLFAGMSVVAWVFFYFCLPETKGKALEEMEMVFSKKSDDKTVAT; encoded by the exons ATGGAGCAGGGTGGTAATGAAGACAAGGACACGACGATCAACAAATACGCCTTAGCTTGTGTCATAGTCGCTTCAATGGTATCCATCATATCTGGTTATG ATACTGGTGTCATGAGTGGAGCTCTGCTATTCATAAAGGAAGATATCGGAATTAGCGACACCCAACAAGAAGTTCTAGCAGGAATCTTAAACATATGTGCTCTGGTGGGATGCTTAGCTGCTGGAAAAACCTCTGATTACATTGGTCGTCGCTACACAATCTTCTTGGCCTCTATCCTCTTCTTGGTTGGTGCAGTTTTCATGGGTTATGGCCCAAACTTTGCAATCTTAATGTTTGGAAGATGTGTGTGTGGTCTGGGTGTGGGATTTGCTCTCACAACAGCACCAGTTTACTCTGCAGAGCTTTCCTCTGCATCAACTCGAGGTTTTCTAACTTCCTTACCTGAAGTTTGCATTGGTCTTGGGATATTTATCGGATATATCTCAAACTACTTCCTCGGGAAACTAGCTTTAACACTTGGATGGAGACTGATGCTTGGCCTTGCAGCAATTCCTTCACTTGGCTTGGCTTTGGGAATTCTAACAATGCCAGAGTCTCCAAGGTGGTTGGTGATGCAGGGTCGTCTAGGATGTGCCAAGAAGGTACTTTTGGAAGTTTCTAATACCACAGAAGAGGCTGAACTTCGCTTCAGAGATATAATAGTTTCTGCTGGGTTTGATGAGAAGTGCAATGATGAGTTCGTGAAGCAGCCTCAAAAGTCCCACCATGGCGAAGGGGTTTGGAAAGAGTTGTTCCTGAGGCCCACACCACCTGTTCGTCGGATGTTGATTGCTGCAGTTGGAATTCACTTCTTTGAGCATGCAACTGGAATTGAAGCTGTGATGTTGTATGGTCCGAGAATATTTAAGAAAGCTGGTGTTACAACCAAGGACAGACTCTTACTTGCAACAATTGGAACAGGCCTTACAAAGATCACTTTCTTGACAATATCCACATTTTTGCTTGACAGAGTTGGTAGAAGACGCCTCTTACAAATAAGCGTTGCAGGAATGATTTTCGGGCTTACAATTTTGGGCTTCAGCTTGACCATGGTGGAATACTCTAGTGAAAAGCTTGTGTGGGCCTTGAGCCTTAGCATTGTGGCAACATACACTTATGTTGCTTTCTTTAATGTTGGGCTTGCACCTGTGACATGGGTGTATAGTTCAGAGATATTCCCTTTGAGGTTGAGAGCACAAGGGAATAGCATAGGAGTTGCGGTCAACAGAGGCATGAATGCTGCTATCTCCATGAGTTTTATTTCCATCTACAAAGCAATCACTATAGGTGGGGCCTTCTTCTTGTTTGCTGGCATGTCTGTGGTAGCTTGGGTGTTCTTTTACTTCTGCCTTCCTGAAACCAAAGGCAAGGCCTTAGAAGAGATGGAAATGGTCTTCTCCAAAAAATCCGATGATAAAACTGTAGCGACATGA
- the LOC130710621 gene encoding acidic leucine-rich nuclear phosphoprotein 32-related protein, whose product MRYRVSYLMDEIWERAVETALEGEKDDASTRTLTLDGAVKCVQGRLPPPSLLERFENLQHLSIANVGVSSLEQFPRLRSLQKLNLSDNRIAGGLEFLVQAGLDSLRDLDLSNNRIQFIEDLAPLAEVRLVSLDLYECPVTRVKDYRSRVFGLIKSLRFLDKMDADGNERPESDDEEEEEEEEEEGEEEDDPGSGEIDGEEDRGFGVKNGHVEGADGVVDADDDEESDADEEEVETSRGRVNGGSNHVENGFRVAPAGGDDVEEEDDEDDSGEEIDEEGGDDEDDDDDDVVEVHEIVDSDDDDEDGVEFDEDDDDEDDEEEEVDNDEGDFAEPESTGRLTSTEGEIDGHEQGEEDGDDDDIGETGEDEMGIEEDDGEFEDDDEEDDYGGGYLVQPVAQSEALNTADVADVDDVNENGEEEEEEEVDDDDDDVQVLPAAATSSHPKRKRDDDADDSEEEDEDDEDVVAFSKPSKKHH is encoded by the exons ATGAGATACAGAGTTTCGTATTTGATGGATGAGATCTGGGAGAGGGCCGTTGAAACGGCGTTAGAAGGCGAGAAGGATGATGCTTCGACGCGGACGCTAACCCTAGACGGCGCCGTTAAGTGTGTTCAGGGGCGGTTACCACCACCGAGCCTTCTAGAGAGGTTCGAGAATCTTCAGCATCTGTCGATAGCAAACGTCGGCGTTTCGTCGTTGGAGCAGTTCCCGAGGCTGAGGAGTTTGCAGAAGCTGAACCTCTCTGACAACCGCATCGCCGGCGGGTTGGAGTTTCTGGTGCAGGCGGGGCTGGACTCGCTGCGGGATCTTGATTTGTCGAATAATCGGATTCAGTTTATTGAGGATCTTGCGCCGTTGGCGGAGGTGAGGTTGGTGTCGCTGGATCTGTATGAGTGTCCGGTGACTAGGGTGAAGGATTATCGATCTAGGGTTTTCGGGTTGATTAAGTCGCTGAGGTTTCTGGATAAGATGGATGCGGATGGGAATGAGAGGCCGGAGTCggatgatgaggaggaggaggaagaggaggaggaggagggggaggaggaggatgatccGGGGAGTGGGGAGATTGATGGCGAGGAGGATCGTGGGTTTGGGGTGAAGAATGGGCATGTTGAAGGGGCTGATGGTGTTGTGGatgctgatgatgatgaggagaGCGATGCCGATGAGGAGGAGGTGGAGACCTCGAGGGGTAGGGTGAACGGCGGGTCGAACCATGTGGAGAACGGGTTCCGTGTTGCCCCTGCTGGGGGCGATGatgtggaggaggaggatgatgaggatgattcCGGGGAGGAGATTGATGAGGAGGGTGGCGACGATgaggacgatgatgatgatgacgttGTTGAAGTTCATGAGATTGTGGATAGTGACGACGATGATGAGGACGGTGTTGAGTTTGATGAGGATGACGATGACGAGGATGATGAGGAGGAAGAGGTGGATAATGATGAAGGGGATTTCGCTGAGCCGGAGAGTACTGGGAGGTTGACTAGCACTGAGGGCGAGATTGATGGTCATGAGCAGGGGGAGGAAGATGGGGACGATGATGACATCGGGGAGACTGGAGAAGATGAGATGGGGATAGAGGAAGACGATGGAgagtttgaagatgatgatgaa GAGGATGACTATGGTGGCGGATATCTTGTTCAGCCGGTTGCGCAGTCTGAGGCTCTGAATACTGCTGATGTTGCTGACGTGGATGATGTAAATGAGAATggtgaagaggaggaggaagaggaagttgACGACGACGATGATGATGTCCAGGTGCTGCCTGCTGCTGCTACCTCTTCACACCCGAAAAGGAAGAGGGATGATGATGCTGATGacagtgaagaagaagatgaagatgatgaagacgtGGTAGCATTCTCAAAGCCGTCAAAGAAGCATCATTGA